Proteins encoded within one genomic window of Alteribacter populi:
- a CDS encoding sodium:calcium antiporter → MLSFMLFAIAAIFTVIAAVKLSTYADVISERTSLGGMLVGTLLLAGATSLPEVTTSATAILVGSPDLAVGNVLGSNLFNLMILASFDIIYRKKRLLGNIHSGHQLSGFIGLALTALVLVTILVPTNVVILGTGIEMYLMVLFYVYSLRKMSEQEKSVPEIAAANEEVEDTTSKTKQVSLKTAKIGFAVSAILIFFSGSLLTIFGDQIAATTGLEASFVGSFLIAAATSLPEVVTVLVALQLANYNLAVGNILGSNVFNMMILVLSDLLFQTGSILASVSHTLSFTAFFVIILNIIVLAHMLYLRQKQPSSFYIVPSVVLLIVYFIASFIIF, encoded by the coding sequence GTGTTATCATTCATGTTATTTGCAATCGCCGCCATTTTTACTGTAATTGCCGCCGTTAAACTTTCGACTTACGCAGATGTTATTAGTGAACGGACATCTTTAGGCGGTATGCTCGTCGGTACACTACTTTTAGCCGGGGCTACCTCTCTTCCGGAAGTAACGACGAGTGCAACGGCAATTTTGGTAGGTAGCCCGGACCTTGCAGTCGGTAATGTATTGGGAAGTAACTTGTTTAACCTTATGATCCTGGCATCATTTGATATCATTTATCGTAAAAAGAGATTACTAGGAAATATTCATTCCGGGCATCAGTTGAGCGGATTTATAGGTCTTGCATTAACAGCTCTCGTCCTAGTCACCATTTTAGTACCAACAAATGTCGTTATCCTCGGAACCGGGATCGAGATGTATTTGATGGTCCTCTTTTATGTGTATAGCTTACGAAAAATGTCGGAACAAGAAAAAAGCGTTCCAGAAATCGCTGCAGCAAATGAAGAAGTGGAAGATACCACCTCGAAGACGAAGCAAGTCTCATTAAAAACAGCTAAAATCGGTTTTGCAGTTAGTGCAATTCTCATTTTCTTTTCAGGTTCATTACTTACGATCTTTGGTGATCAGATTGCTGCAACTACTGGGTTAGAAGCCAGCTTTGTTGGAAGTTTTCTCATTGCTGCTGCAACGTCACTTCCTGAAGTTGTCACTGTCCTTGTTGCCCTTCAGCTCGCAAACTATAACCTTGCAGTTGGAAATATTCTCGGAAGTAACGTGTTTAACATGATGATTCTTGTCTTATCAGACCTTCTTTTCCAAACAGGATCTATACTGGCGAGTGTCAGTCATACCTTATCATTTACCGCTTTTTTCGTCATCATCTTAAATATTATAGTGCTCGCGCATATGCTTTACCTCCGTCAAAAGCAGCCATCGAGCTTTTACATCGTGCCTTCTGTTGTCCTATTAATTGTTTACTTTATTGCCAGTTTCATAATCTTTTAA
- a CDS encoding TlpA family protein disulfide reductase: MKRFRQWPLLITCLVLAIGAFWASQSEHDWALSQRSMVEAHVGVQEGDKVVNLNLPDKSGSEKELYDLMSGKKSMIIFFTTWCEVCSDHWAGLKQMKDAGELEGIEIIGIHLKEDDPKADLQSYFGDWDTLPVLVDEEGMVKEQFEIIGMPTVYLIDEKSEVYRRIQGTLTPDFMESDPFFTD, translated from the coding sequence GTGAAACGTTTTAGACAATGGCCGCTGCTCATTACGTGTTTAGTGTTAGCCATCGGGGCGTTTTGGGCTAGTCAATCTGAACATGATTGGGCGTTATCACAAAGGTCGATGGTAGAAGCTCATGTTGGCGTGCAAGAAGGCGATAAAGTTGTAAATCTCAATTTACCGGACAAAAGTGGCTCCGAAAAAGAACTATATGACCTCATGTCGGGAAAAAAATCAATGATCATCTTTTTTACAACCTGGTGTGAAGTTTGTTCAGATCATTGGGCTGGATTAAAGCAGATGAAAGATGCTGGAGAGTTGGAAGGTATAGAAATTATCGGAATCCATCTCAAGGAGGATGATCCAAAAGCCGATCTGCAATCTTACTTCGGTGATTGGGACACATTACCGGTTTTAGTGGACGAGGAAGGAATGGTCAAAGAGCAGTTTGAAATCATCGGTATGCCAACCGTCTATCTAATTGATGAAAAGAGTGAAGTGTACAGACGTATTCAAGGAACACTAACTCCTGATTTTATGGAATCTGACCCTTTTTTCACTGATTGA
- a CDS encoding putative glycoside hydrolase: MGKFVKQTVAALLAGVSVLSTGVGIASAEDEAATVSMAYHGEKENALSERTLPDDIARFIFDSGYTFEYPDAVRGVYVTGHSAGGSRFENLLDLMDDTALNSMVIDIKDDHGYLTYRPEDEDSFYMDISQEYIKDPAEMMSSLEEHEVYPIARIVVFKDTVLAEKEPELSFLEDGEVWKNGRGEAFVNPFLKEVWDYNIEIAKMAAEMGFQEIQFDYVRFPEGFERRDEMLDYEVGDYKEREGDNVQRRVDAVTEFVEYANEQLEPYDVDVSVDIFGYTATLPEAPGIGQNFTRISEHVDVISSMIYPSHWTAYFGIDKPDLYPYEIVSEYTKVENAKLEELEEPPVSRPWLQDFTATYLGSGNYISYGADEVEAQIRGLYENGVDEFLLWNAGNSYSEGVDYLLEDD, from the coding sequence ATGGGGAAATTTGTTAAGCAAACAGTGGCTGCGCTCCTTGCTGGTGTTTCTGTATTAAGTACCGGCGTTGGTATAGCGTCTGCCGAAGATGAAGCAGCAACCGTGTCTATGGCTTACCATGGAGAAAAAGAAAACGCCCTATCAGAACGAACGTTGCCCGACGATATCGCACGGTTCATATTTGATTCGGGTTATACATTTGAATACCCTGATGCGGTAAGAGGCGTATATGTAACCGGGCACTCTGCAGGAGGTTCGAGGTTTGAAAACTTGTTGGACTTAATGGATGATACAGCCCTTAATTCCATGGTAATTGATATTAAAGATGATCATGGCTATTTAACATACAGACCAGAAGATGAAGATTCGTTTTATATGGACATTAGTCAAGAGTACATAAAAGATCCAGCAGAGATGATGAGCAGTTTAGAAGAACATGAGGTGTATCCAATTGCCAGAATTGTTGTGTTTAAAGATACGGTTTTGGCGGAAAAAGAACCTGAACTTTCATTTTTAGAAGATGGAGAAGTATGGAAAAACGGACGCGGAGAAGCTTTTGTTAACCCTTTCTTAAAGGAAGTGTGGGATTATAACATTGAAATTGCCAAAATGGCGGCTGAAATGGGTTTTCAGGAAATTCAGTTTGACTATGTTCGATTTCCGGAAGGGTTTGAACGACGTGATGAAATGTTGGATTACGAAGTCGGCGATTATAAGGAGCGTGAAGGAGATAACGTTCAACGGCGCGTAGATGCTGTAACGGAATTTGTGGAGTACGCCAACGAACAGTTAGAACCTTATGATGTTGATGTATCTGTCGATATTTTCGGGTACACTGCGACACTTCCAGAAGCACCGGGTATCGGTCAAAATTTCACAAGAATTTCAGAGCATGTAGATGTGATATCTTCTATGATTTATCCAAGCCACTGGACTGCTTATTTTGGCATCGATAAACCAGATCTATATCCATACGAAATCGTTTCCGAATATACAAAAGTCGAGAATGCAAAGCTTGAGGAGCTCGAGGAACCACCAGTTTCTCGTCCATGGTTACAAGACTTTACCGCAACTTATTTAGGTTCGGGTAATTACATCTCATATGGTGCGGATGAAGTCGAAGCACAAATCCGAGGTTTATATGAAAATGGAGTAGATGAATTTCTCCTTTGGAATGCGGGGAATAGTTATTCAGAAGGGGTAGACTACCTGCTAGAAGATGATTAA
- the argC gene encoding N-acetyl-gamma-glutamyl-phosphate reductase, whose translation MNAAIIGGTGYGANELIRLLDKHPLVNVKSVISNSQANTEIKQVFPHLTDLVFYSFDEFDIHNLKREVDLVFFATPSGISKEMIPKCIENRLKCVDLSGDFRFTNPKVYETWYSKPPAAQSYLNEATYGLSELYESEIKRSSLIANPGCYPTATLLGLVPLLKKGWAELGSIVIDGKSGVSGAGRSLSANTHYAEINENVKAYKLGAHQHIPEIEQILASESQEHVKVSFTTHLVPMTRGLMCTISVQLKKSLTTKEIIDYYQSVYEAHPFVRVRSEGVIPSTKDVYTSNFCDIGLHYDSRTGRLTIISVIDNLVKGAAGQAIQNVNLMNGWDERTGLMNIPVYP comes from the coding sequence ATGAATGCAGCTATTATTGGTGGCACTGGGTATGGAGCTAATGAACTAATCCGCTTGTTAGATAAGCATCCGTTAGTTAACGTAAAGTCAGTTATTTCAAATTCACAAGCAAATACGGAAATAAAACAAGTATTTCCACACTTAACTGACTTGGTATTTTATTCATTTGATGAATTTGATATACATAACCTCAAACGAGAGGTCGATCTTGTTTTCTTTGCTACACCTTCTGGCATTAGTAAGGAAATGATTCCAAAATGTATTGAGAACAGGTTGAAATGTGTGGATTTATCAGGTGATTTCAGATTTACGAATCCAAAGGTGTATGAAACATGGTACTCAAAGCCTCCAGCAGCTCAATCTTATTTAAACGAAGCAACCTACGGACTGAGTGAACTCTATGAAAGTGAGATCAAAAGAAGTTCGTTAATCGCGAATCCAGGATGTTATCCTACAGCGACCTTGCTAGGATTAGTCCCCTTACTGAAGAAAGGATGGGCGGAGTTGGGTTCGATCGTGATTGATGGAAAATCGGGTGTATCCGGGGCCGGAAGAAGCCTTTCTGCAAACACCCATTACGCTGAAATCAATGAAAATGTTAAGGCATATAAGCTCGGAGCTCATCAACATATTCCGGAAATTGAGCAGATTCTAGCATCAGAAAGTCAAGAACACGTGAAGGTATCATTTACGACTCATCTTGTTCCGATGACGAGAGGATTGATGTGTACGATTTCTGTTCAACTAAAGAAATCATTGACGACGAAGGAAATCATTGATTATTATCAATCGGTTTATGAAGCTCACCCTTTTGTACGTGTCCGCTCAGAGGGAGTCATCCCTTCTACTAAAGATGTGTATACGAGTAACTTTTGCGATATCGGGCTTCATTACGATTCACGAACGGGAAGGTTAACGATCATTTCCGTGATTGATAATCTTGTAAAAGGCGCAGCTGGTCAGGCGATTCAAAACGTAAACTTGATGAATGGCTGGGATGAAAGAACCGGCCTTATGAATATACCGGTTTATCCATAG
- a CDS encoding dicarboxylate/amino acid:cation symporter, translating to MKLIGKLVLGIIAGILIGLMNVDFITQLFVTIKELFGQFINFVIPFIILFFIAAGVSKLGGESGRMVGATVGTAYLSTFLAGVFAFIIAITVIPLLSTEQAPVSDGEGIQSFFTFEIEPLMGVVTALAIAFLFGIGAAKTNSKTLMAFFDEGKAIIDLVISKIIIPFLPVYIAGIFVELAAEGEVFNTLSVFGVVLVVAISTHWLWLIIQFVTAGAIAKQNPFTSLKTMLPAYFTGLGTMSSAATIPVTLKQAKKNNVKEEVANFGVPLCATIHLSGSVITIVTTTVAVMSVLGEFSLPSFGQMLGVIAMLGVIMVAAPGVPGGAIMAALGVLTTMLGFTEAAIGLMIALYMAQDSFGTATNVTGDGAINMVVNRLSKSE from the coding sequence ATGAAGCTTATAGGTAAACTCGTATTAGGTATTATTGCTGGTATTTTAATTGGTTTAATGAATGTTGACTTCATTACGCAGCTTTTCGTAACAATTAAGGAATTATTTGGTCAGTTTATTAACTTTGTCATTCCTTTTATCATTTTATTCTTCATCGCAGCCGGTGTTTCCAAATTAGGAGGAGAATCGGGAAGAATGGTAGGGGCAACAGTAGGGACAGCCTACTTATCTACTTTTTTAGCCGGTGTTTTCGCATTTATTATTGCAATCACTGTTATTCCACTACTATCAACTGAGCAGGCACCTGTTTCGGATGGAGAAGGTATACAATCTTTCTTTACCTTTGAAATTGAACCGTTGATGGGGGTTGTGACAGCTCTTGCAATTGCCTTCTTATTCGGGATTGGTGCAGCCAAAACGAACAGTAAAACGTTAATGGCGTTCTTTGATGAAGGTAAAGCTATTATTGATCTTGTTATTTCAAAAATCATCATTCCTTTCTTACCTGTTTATATTGCCGGTATCTTTGTTGAACTTGCCGCAGAAGGAGAAGTATTCAACACATTATCAGTATTCGGAGTTGTTTTAGTAGTGGCCATTAGTACCCATTGGTTATGGCTCATTATTCAATTTGTAACGGCTGGAGCGATTGCAAAACAAAACCCGTTCACGTCACTTAAAACGATGCTGCCAGCTTATTTTACCGGTCTAGGTACAATGAGTAGTGCTGCAACGATTCCGGTAACATTAAAGCAAGCGAAGAAAAACAATGTCAAAGAAGAGGTTGCTAATTTTGGAGTACCTCTATGTGCGACAATCCATCTTTCTGGTAGTGTTATCACGATTGTTACAACAACCGTTGCGGTTATGAGTGTTCTTGGGGAGTTTTCTCTGCCTTCCTTCGGTCAAATGCTCGGTGTTATCGCGATGCTTGGTGTCATCATGGTTGCAGCACCAGGTGTACCTGGAGGCGCCATTATGGCAGCATTAGGAGTGTTAACGACGATGCTCGGCTTTACTGAGGCAGCAATTGGTCTGATGATTGCTCTTTATATGGCTCAGGACAGCTTCGGCACAGCTACAAATGTAACAGGAGACGGTGCGATCAATATGGTTGTTAATCGCTTATCGAAAAGCGAGTAG
- a CDS encoding carbamoyl phosphate synthase small subunit, translated as MSKGYLILETGEIFEGKLIGELNHKAGEVVFNTGMTGYQEMITDPSYAGQILTFCYPIIGNYGVNDYDNESFQTAVSGVIVGDLCDEPSHYQATKRFSDQLEQAGVPGLAEVDTRALVQTIRKHHTVNGTIARESDLLNVHDKWQEVSSAKLVDHVSTKEVKTYKGGYPHIVIMDYGYKKSILAALLNEGCSVTIVPYTYSFDQVKSLEPDGVLLSNGPGDPMALASTFSEIKKITQEFPTLGICLGHQLIALTYGGKTKKQSNGHRGGNHPVKELLTGKVRITSQNHGYVVVEDRELLTNFQISFRNVNDGTVEGIKHLTLPVQSVQFHPEAHPGPSDTEYLFAQFLQQAIVSGGKRYAEA; from the coding sequence GTGAGTAAAGGCTATTTGATTCTTGAAACCGGAGAAATTTTTGAAGGGAAACTAATAGGTGAGTTAAACCATAAAGCTGGTGAAGTCGTGTTTAACACTGGTATGACCGGTTACCAAGAAATGATTACTGACCCGTCTTATGCAGGGCAAATCCTTACATTTTGTTATCCAATAATCGGTAACTATGGTGTGAATGATTATGACAATGAAAGTTTTCAAACCGCTGTTTCAGGAGTTATCGTCGGTGATCTGTGTGATGAACCGAGCCATTATCAGGCTACGAAACGTTTTTCAGATCAGCTCGAACAAGCTGGAGTTCCAGGGTTAGCTGAAGTGGATACGAGGGCATTAGTTCAAACGATTCGAAAGCACCACACCGTTAACGGTACGATCGCTCGTGAATCAGACTTATTGAACGTCCATGACAAATGGCAAGAAGTATCATCTGCTAAATTAGTCGATCACGTTTCCACAAAAGAAGTCAAGACGTATAAGGGTGGATATCCTCATATTGTCATCATGGATTATGGATATAAAAAATCGATCTTAGCTGCTTTGTTAAACGAAGGTTGTTCTGTCACGATCGTTCCGTATACGTACTCATTTGATCAAGTTAAATCACTTGAGCCAGATGGGGTTCTTCTTAGTAACGGACCTGGTGATCCGATGGCACTGGCTTCAACATTTTCTGAGATTAAAAAAATCACGCAGGAATTCCCGACTTTAGGAATTTGCCTGGGACATCAACTTATTGCCCTGACTTATGGAGGGAAAACGAAAAAACAAAGCAATGGGCATAGAGGTGGTAACCACCCTGTTAAGGAACTGCTCACGGGTAAAGTGCGGATCACTTCACAAAATCATGGCTATGTGGTGGTAGAAGATCGCGAGTTATTGACTAATTTTCAAATTTCATTTCGAAATGTCAATGACGGGACAGTCGAAGGGATCAAGCACCTCACTTTACCAGTCCAATCTGTTCAATTTCATCCAGAAGCCCACCCGGGACCAAGTGACACAGAGTATTTATTTGCTCAGTTTTTACAACAAGCCATTGTATCAGGAGGGAAAAGGTATGCCGAAGCATAA
- the argB gene encoding acetylglutamate kinase encodes MNYLVIKCGGSVLEKLPESFYKNLNDLHHSGKWKPVIVHGGGPLISTLLTELGVKTTFVDGLRVTTKEVLDVVEMVLSGSVNKQLVNRIQKAGGSACGISGVDGALLQAKAMKNADRLGFVGEVTHVNTDFIDQILKQEHIPVISPLGVDEKGQKYNINGDVAASAVAKALSAELCFISDIEGVYRKENGITQTLHHISKTEIEQLIEEKQITGGMIPKVQAGIEGLSGKVEQVVILNGLAENSLIDFLAGKEVGTKIFADGERYSV; translated from the coding sequence ATGAACTATTTAGTGATTAAATGCGGCGGTAGTGTTTTAGAAAAATTGCCGGAGTCTTTTTATAAGAACCTGAACGACCTTCATCATTCTGGGAAATGGAAACCAGTTATCGTTCATGGCGGAGGTCCACTCATTTCTACTTTGCTAACAGAGCTGGGAGTGAAAACGACATTCGTTGATGGCTTAAGGGTAACAACGAAGGAAGTATTGGACGTTGTAGAAATGGTGTTAAGTGGCTCCGTCAATAAGCAGCTAGTAAACCGGATTCAAAAAGCAGGCGGTAGTGCTTGTGGCATTAGTGGAGTTGATGGGGCGCTTTTACAAGCAAAGGCCATGAAGAACGCAGATCGGTTAGGCTTTGTAGGGGAAGTAACTCATGTTAATACCGACTTCATCGACCAGATTTTAAAACAAGAACACATACCCGTCATCTCCCCTTTAGGTGTGGATGAAAAGGGTCAAAAATACAACATCAATGGAGATGTGGCCGCTTCTGCTGTTGCGAAAGCTCTATCAGCCGAGCTTTGCTTTATTAGTGATATTGAAGGCGTTTATCGAAAGGAAAATGGGATAACTCAAACCCTTCACCACATATCTAAAACAGAAATAGAACAATTAATCGAAGAAAAACAAATTACAGGTGGAATGATTCCAAAGGTTCAAGCCGGTATTGAAGGGTTATCAGGCAAAGTGGAACAAGTGGTCATTCTAAACGGATTGGCCGAAAACAGTCTTATTGATTTTTTAGCAGGAAAAGAAGTAGGAACAAAAATCTTTGCAGATGGGGAGAGGTACAGTGTCTGA
- the argJ gene encoding bifunctional ornithine acetyltransferase/N-acetylglutamate synthase, with product MEMMAGEKVQMDLDGNVTSPQGFSAGGMHCGIRKRKLDLGWLISDVPATAAGVYTTNQFQAPPIQVTKESILVDNKIQGVLVNSGVANACTGEQGMHDAIEMRRIFAEQINVSDDHIAIASTGLIGVPLPVDRIKNGLTRFAEPEHQQTDRFEKAILTTDTCEKSAAVQIEIDGKTVTIGGAAKGSGMIEPNMATMLAFITTDAEIAPASLSVALKQAVNKTFNMITVDGDSSTNDMVLVMANGKAENDMLTENHPDWGRFLHGLGALCEQLAKMIARDGEGATKLIEVIVSGAESDEAAKKVSKTVISSNLVKTAVYGSDPNWGRIVCAIGYSGQPVNPERVSVTLGEINVVENGLPLPFSEQDGIDYLNQDTISIKIDLRQGDGSATAWGCDLTYDYVKINASYRT from the coding sequence ATGGAAATGATGGCAGGAGAAAAAGTACAAATGGACTTAGACGGAAATGTGACGTCACCGCAAGGGTTTTCAGCGGGAGGCATGCATTGCGGGATTCGAAAACGTAAGTTGGATCTTGGCTGGCTTATATCGGACGTTCCTGCGACTGCAGCGGGTGTTTATACGACAAATCAATTTCAAGCCCCGCCTATTCAAGTGACAAAAGAAAGTATTTTAGTAGATAACAAGATTCAAGGCGTTTTAGTAAATTCGGGAGTTGCTAATGCATGTACCGGAGAGCAGGGGATGCACGATGCTATTGAAATGAGGCGGATATTTGCTGAACAAATAAATGTTTCAGACGATCATATAGCCATTGCTTCAACAGGGCTCATTGGCGTTCCGCTTCCAGTGGATCGGATTAAAAACGGACTGACTCGGTTTGCTGAGCCTGAACACCAACAAACAGATCGATTTGAGAAAGCGATTTTAACAACTGATACGTGTGAAAAAAGCGCAGCTGTTCAAATCGAGATTGATGGAAAGACGGTCACGATCGGTGGTGCGGCAAAAGGGTCAGGAATGATTGAACCGAACATGGCAACGATGCTTGCGTTTATTACAACGGATGCAGAAATTGCCCCTGCTAGTTTATCCGTCGCGTTAAAACAGGCGGTAAACAAAACATTTAATATGATTACAGTCGATGGAGATTCGAGTACGAATGATATGGTCCTTGTCATGGCCAATGGTAAAGCCGAAAATGACATGCTGACCGAAAACCACCCTGATTGGGGGCGCTTTTTACACGGACTGGGCGCACTATGTGAACAATTAGCAAAAATGATTGCCAGAGATGGAGAAGGAGCAACAAAACTGATTGAAGTAATCGTATCAGGTGCTGAGTCGGATGAGGCAGCGAAAAAGGTAAGTAAAACAGTGATTTCATCTAATCTAGTCAAAACCGCCGTTTACGGCTCTGATCCGAACTGGGGAAGAATTGTCTGTGCGATTGGGTATAGTGGCCAACCCGTTAATCCAGAGAGAGTCAGTGTAACACTTGGAGAAATCAACGTTGTGGAAAATGGCTTACCGCTGCCGTTTAGTGAACAAGATGGGATTGACTACTTGAACCAAGACACAATTTCGATAAAGATTGATCTTCGACAAGGAGATGGATCTGCGACTGCTTGGGGATGCGATTTAACTTATGATTACGTCAAAATTAATGCGTCTTACCGCACGTGA
- a CDS encoding aspartate aminotransferase family protein, giving the protein MSDNNLANQEESLMQTYQRFPLTVEKGKGSYLWDDRGKKYLDFTSGIATCNLGHVPDVVKSQIIAQIEELWHCSNLFHIPAQQKLAQLLTTYSFGDQVFFCNSGAEANEAAIKLARKYAKKVKETHAYEVVTFSQSFHGRTLATLSATGQNHVKEDYAPLASGFRHLPYNDFEALNNLVTPDTCAVLVEVVQGEGGVIPADQSWLKQLAAICKENNLLLIFDEVQTGMGRTGTLFAYEQYGVTPDVMTLAKGLGSGIPVGAVIATEEVAKAFGPGTHGTTFGGNPIACTAGIATLNYMIENDVCSTTTELGEYLSQQLQQLKEQCPVIEKVQGKGLLQGMALKIPAKDIVNKARGQGVLLLTAGSHVLRVLPPLTTTYEEIDEFISKLYSVLFQVETERGTLR; this is encoded by the coding sequence GTGTCTGACAATAACTTAGCAAATCAAGAAGAATCACTCATGCAAACGTATCAGCGCTTCCCATTAACAGTTGAAAAAGGAAAAGGAAGTTACCTTTGGGATGACAGGGGTAAAAAGTATTTGGATTTCACATCTGGGATTGCTACCTGCAACTTAGGGCACGTTCCAGATGTTGTGAAAAGTCAAATAATAGCCCAAATTGAAGAGCTTTGGCATTGCTCGAATTTGTTTCACATCCCGGCGCAACAAAAGCTTGCTCAATTACTAACAACATACAGCTTTGGTGACCAGGTGTTCTTTTGTAACAGCGGAGCAGAGGCAAACGAAGCAGCGATCAAGCTTGCCAGGAAATACGCAAAAAAGGTAAAAGAGACCCACGCATATGAAGTGGTTACATTTAGTCAGTCATTTCACGGGCGTACGTTAGCAACCTTGTCTGCTACAGGGCAGAATCATGTAAAAGAAGATTATGCCCCATTAGCTTCCGGGTTTCGTCATTTACCGTATAACGACTTTGAAGCCTTAAACAACCTTGTCACTCCAGATACTTGTGCAGTGTTAGTCGAAGTTGTTCAAGGTGAAGGTGGCGTGATTCCAGCTGATCAAAGCTGGCTAAAACAACTAGCTGCTATTTGTAAAGAAAACAACCTTTTACTTATTTTTGATGAAGTCCAAACAGGGATGGGGAGAACAGGGACACTCTTCGCTTATGAGCAATACGGGGTTACCCCTGACGTGATGACACTGGCAAAAGGGCTCGGTTCCGGAATTCCTGTTGGCGCAGTCATTGCTACAGAAGAGGTTGCTAAAGCTTTTGGACCAGGAACACACGGAACGACTTTTGGTGGCAACCCAATTGCTTGTACAGCAGGAATTGCAACTTTGAACTATATGATTGAAAACGATGTTTGTTCCACTACGACTGAACTTGGTGAGTATTTGTCACAACAACTACAACAATTAAAAGAGCAGTGTCCAGTTATTGAAAAGGTCCAAGGAAAAGGATTGCTTCAAGGAATGGCCTTAAAAATACCAGCGAAGGATATCGTGAACAAAGCAAGAGGCCAAGGCGTTCTGTTGTTAACTGCGGGCTCTCATGTTTTGCGAGTCTTACCACCACTCACGACAACGTATGAGGAAATAGACGAATTTATTTCCAAACTATATTCAGTCCTTTTCCAAGTCGAAACAGAAAGGGGGACTCTTCGGTGA
- a CDS encoding HD domain-containing protein, with product MSRVTLQEVLNHEITQKFVKRSGLAHAVSTAEHALKLAKVHGVNPDLAVKAAFLHDIGHYTWYRNGKWDYHLYKENDIHAIKGAERAHKLLIRLGEHPVDAKKIALAVLLHTDSYLPEGELHLDPLQKIVSLADQCDEEPEGNHHYKEIADDEAANRLKKLDQAIESHEDKNAQSASVS from the coding sequence ATGTCCCGTGTAACTTTACAAGAAGTTTTGAACCATGAGATTACGCAAAAATTTGTTAAAAGGTCTGGTCTTGCTCATGCCGTCTCAACAGCTGAGCATGCGTTAAAATTAGCAAAGGTACATGGCGTCAACCCTGACCTTGCAGTAAAAGCAGCTTTTCTACATGATATCGGTCACTACACTTGGTATCGCAATGGCAAGTGGGATTATCATCTATACAAAGAAAATGATATCCACGCCATTAAAGGAGCAGAACGAGCGCATAAATTGCTTATCCGGCTAGGTGAACATCCAGTCGACGCAAAAAAAATTGCCCTTGCAGTCCTTCTTCATACCGACTCATATTTACCTGAAGGCGAGCTCCATTTGGACCCTCTACAAAAAATAGTTTCCCTAGCTGATCAATGTGACGAAGAACCAGAAGGTAATCATCATTATAAGGAAATCGCTGATGACGAAGCCGCAAACAGGTTGAAAAAGCTGGATCAAGCTATTGAATCTCATGAAGATAAGAATGCTCAATCTGCTTCTGTTTCCTAA